The genomic window TGTTACGTAATTTATAAATCCAAATTTTTatggacaaaaaaaaatgattttatttaaaagaaaaaaaggaaagaaatatataagttgTTTGTGTGATGTGTCAATCTAtcagtataataaaatttaattatttcagTAAGCTTTAATTACATTTACGAAATATTTTCTATGTTGCAAATTTCTTATGTCCCAAACATGAAGTTCGTCTTCATATGGTGGATATTCACCTACATacaacaaagaaaaaatgtttttttacttgtatatatttgtattaaaatattctgaCCCTGCAAGGTATATATGCAATTAAATATGAATTGTAGCATATTCTACATATgcgtaaaataaataaataaataaattaattaattaaacaGGATGGATATAAAATTACCAAACAGAACTAATCCTTTGCTGTCGTATGCTTGGGCCGAATTTAGTAACCAtcctaataaaaaaaaaaaaatgagaactTGAAACATAAAGTATAAAGCACAAAATGTGAAACACAAAACACAAAACATGACACatgaaaaacataaaatcaCAAATGATACTAAAAAGGGTGAGAAGCATGTGTGTGCATATGAACCCGCTCAATTTTTCCGTTTACCAGTGTAAAATTCTCTTATTTTTAAGGTGTAATAAACGGACATAGTCGATGgagaaatgaaaataaaattaagaaagccatttttttcatgttgcactatataatacaaatttgAATGCTCATTGAAAGCTATATATATTGGAGGGAATAAACCAAATTCTGGtttgtttttcatatattccacatatataattatacccGTATTTTCtggttttaattttattatggttaaatagtaatttatttgaaatttGAAGCGTTTTCCGTTATTTTCattcttaataaatttattaattggATAACTTTCCATAAATTTCAGATAATCCTccttttcgttttttcctttattaatttttgtcttataattttcttgaaTTTCTCTATTCTTTCTATTTTCACTACTGTGCTCATTTTCGTTTTCTTGGTCATTTTcgattttttcatttttatcattagtATATATGTTCTGTTGAATAAATAGCAACCTACCATTAACTGCATCAATAGCTGCAATTTGATTTAATAAATGTCCACAAAAATGAGTAACTATTTCCACTTCTTTGGTCCGGGTGTTTTCATTAAAAggtatttcattatttagtAAATGCACCTGAacaaattcatatattttatgtaccTTTGAGCTAGCTATAACTACGTagcaataatttttaatttgaaaaacaGTAGGGgattttacaatattattcAAATGACATGAATaggataaattattaaaattataacatttatctttttttaattgtacaaaaacaaaaaaacaaaagaaactATCTTTTTCATTACAACTTGGAATtagcatatttttaaacaagGACTTGTCTACTAATATGGTATTAATTGTTGCACATGAGTCATCTGAGTAATATTCATTTCTACATACactgtttttaattttattacccTCCGACgcataaatgtaaaaatgattatttacTTCATTTATACCTACCGATAAATTCTCGAAATTGTGTAAAATGTTATCATAACCTTCTACATGTATCGtgtattcattaatatatgttatactaggaacaatttttctatttggtgatatatatatagctgaatcatattttaaataactaATTTCTCTTAAATAGCTAAATGCAAAATTcctataattttcattttgccttaaattcattttacttCTATTACTAAGttcatcttcttcttctttttgttttcgTAAGATTAGGATAAGgaacaataaaaacaaaagtgttacgaaatatttgaaacaaGATCTTCGTTCATTGTCAATTCTTTCACCACTTGGAGTTATCATAATAgatcatttaaaaaagaac from Plasmodium malariae genome assembly, chromosome: 13 includes these protein-coding regions:
- the PmUG01_13020800 gene encoding conserved Plasmodium protein, unknown function; this encodes MITPSGERIDNERRSCFKYFVTLLFLLFLILILRKQKEEEDELSNRSKMNLRQNENYRNFAFSYLREISYLKYDSAIYISPNRKIVPSITYINEYTIHVEGYDNILHNFENLSVGINEVNNHFYIYASEGNKIKNSVCRNEYYSDDSCATINTILVDKSLFKNMLIPSCNEKDSFFCFFVFVQLKKDKCYNFNNLSYSCHLNNIVKSPTVFQIKNYCYVVIASSKVHKIYEFVQVHLLNNEIPFNENTRTKEVEIVTHFCGHLLNQIAAIDAVNGRLLFIQQNIYTNDKNEKIENDQENENEHSSENRKNREIQENYKTKINKGKNEKEDYLKFMESYPINKFIKNENNGKRFKFQINYYLTIIKLKPENTGIIIYVEYMKNKPEFGLFPPIYIAFNEHSNLYYIVQHEKNGFLNFIFISPSTMSVYYTLKIREFYTGWLLNSAQAYDSKGLVLFGEYPPYEDELHVWDIRNLQHRKYFVNVIKAY